One Lysinibacillus sp. OF-1 DNA segment encodes these proteins:
- a CDS encoding non-ribosomal peptide synthetase: MSNFYESFFSEEINYYDEQSLWFNQNKYSLKQLANKAFKLATAMQEKGIKPGAEQNVLIVLRRSPALLVAHLSTFIAGGVIVCIDPETPKDRIDNIIDDIKPSIIITHQDIYKANAFQDQITFKLDDALQHFNLDHKEININIHFSVKSAAYIIFTSGTTGKPKGVVVEWQSLNRLIDWHTKTFDVTKDSIVSLTSSPGFDASIWEIWGAIASRASIYMTTKDERLNPELLKNTWIKHQVTHSFVSTPIAERLMELDWDHSHVALKYLLVGGDKLTKYPSKDLPFHVVNNYGPSEGTVVSTSGIVERADGKAKKLPHIGSALPYVKCFILDRNLQIIHEVDRKGTLWISGEGLAREYINLPHETNEKFKQLDIDGENVRAYNTGDVVSRDLQGKFHFHGREDFQLSINGVRIELGDIESTLQKHNRVSQAIALPIHIASNTLLTASIVLEEESSISELELFSYLKDKLPNNMIPVQLIFHKHLPLTRNGKIDRELLNKQHIDYFNRKQLSESSTNISESLQKIIDIFSSTLDLKCSSQTDLFEVGGNSLDAAEIAVKVSKAFHVDCLPWQVQQQRKPCNLLDILSTLPALSTNNEPTVYNKNEWFPATSMQKGLWYLWKTNEGNPFYNVGATFHINGLFDERKFYSAFVQNIKKNAAFFVNFRENASYGIEQKIRNIDDIAEHVDYHIQILQVKNMEEARSLAKTIYNQPFQLESDVLFRGAVIHTENAGAVFVLVSHHIVCDGLSLKNILQNIAKVYNEEITRDDIKSSSSENLYNNINKLVNKSKDQNLKDFWVEQSKTFKLAQLPIREKSEEYIRIGKIFEIESTRELGKKIDQFSQEMKLSQFTILLTAWALNLAKYCMQDTITIGVPYHGRTNENLNDVGMFVNLVPLTLSLNKNASFKELLHEISNTVHENIAHGDFSIVDIAANIDKREYFDVVNNTFSLKVNLEMDLKNINTSFIEQDTGGSRFPLSCFFNVENGEVKGHIEYSFAHFTEVEIQLLVKNYFRLLASLINEPDNLWSSAFTKGSIISANDNGGLIQKAKPLHCQFEEAARKYKDYIAIQELDRALTYEQLNEEAEKYASLLLSMGIAKGDYVPIYMDRGIDVIAVILGVLKAGAVYVPLDTEHPIARTQKLLARLNPKVLMVNTIDEIPYGEWEIVNTLEKNSFKNNVKAMRSVSVHDPAYLMFTSGSTGEPKGVVCPHLGASLRIEWQKNQNKIKPGNKTLFKTPYTFDVSVWEIFYTLCTGATLVVAPKDLHRDPLGLLNFISDKSIDLCHFVPSVLQLMLNEMDSQKDYNLPLKYLHLSGEALPAPLAKKINELLPQVEAFNLYGPTEAGIEVTVQQVTKDHYNIGFPLPYVEIEVVDEAGLPVPKGFPGELMIGGPSLAKGYFKDEIETSKAFVERNGKTFYKSGDLVKISANGSLDFLGRKDSQVKVNGVRIEIEEIEACVIQQPQVNDAAVVLGNDQNNKPCLVCFYTLNLKDSLSRNDLKKAVSKDLPATYIPSMFVELDRLPLTSSGKRDRKLLSLEASQYLSDGAQNNFREPTTELEKSIVEIWAEVLKVNEIGIDDNFFEIGGDSIKSLQIVSKLRTNGIDITPKDFLKHPTVSEMSLILK; this comes from the coding sequence ATGTCAAATTTCTATGAAAGTTTTTTTAGTGAAGAAATCAATTACTATGACGAACAAAGCTTATGGTTCAATCAAAATAAATACAGTTTAAAACAACTGGCTAATAAAGCGTTTAAATTAGCAACCGCAATGCAAGAGAAGGGGATTAAACCGGGTGCTGAACAAAATGTTTTGATTGTTCTTAGAAGGTCACCAGCTCTTCTTGTTGCACATTTATCCACATTTATTGCTGGTGGAGTTATTGTTTGTATCGATCCAGAGACACCAAAGGACAGAATCGACAACATCATTGACGATATCAAACCTAGCATAATAATTACGCATCAGGATATTTATAAGGCAAATGCTTTTCAAGATCAGATCACTTTTAAGCTTGATGATGCTCTTCAACATTTTAACTTGGATCATAAGGAAATTAACATAAATATTCATTTTTCTGTAAAATCAGCTGCTTATATTATCTTTACATCAGGTACTACAGGCAAACCGAAGGGTGTAGTCGTTGAGTGGCAATCTTTAAATCGATTAATCGATTGGCATACAAAAACGTTTGATGTGACAAAAGATTCAATAGTATCTTTAACCTCTTCACCTGGATTCGACGCTTCCATATGGGAGATTTGGGGGGCAATAGCTTCAAGAGCATCTATTTATATGACGACAAAAGATGAAAGACTGAACCCAGAGCTATTAAAAAATACTTGGATAAAGCATCAAGTAACGCATTCATTTGTATCTACGCCAATTGCAGAGCGACTAATGGAACTCGACTGGGATCATAGTCATGTAGCTTTAAAATATCTTTTGGTAGGGGGAGATAAACTAACAAAGTACCCTTCAAAAGATTTACCTTTTCATGTAGTAAACAATTATGGACCAAGTGAAGGGACTGTTGTAAGTACTTCTGGAATTGTGGAGAGAGCGGATGGTAAGGCGAAAAAGCTACCTCATATAGGCTCTGCTTTACCTTATGTAAAGTGTTTTATTTTAGATCGAAATTTACAAATCATTCATGAAGTTGATAGAAAAGGAACATTATGGATATCTGGTGAGGGATTAGCAAGAGAATATATTAATTTGCCGCATGAGACAAATGAAAAATTTAAACAGTTAGACATTGACGGTGAAAATGTAAGAGCCTACAACACTGGGGATGTCGTCAGCAGAGATCTTCAAGGGAAGTTCCATTTCCATGGTAGGGAAGATTTCCAATTAAGCATTAATGGAGTGAGAATTGAATTAGGGGATATAGAGAGTACTCTTCAAAAACATAATAGAGTAAGTCAAGCTATAGCATTACCAATACATATAGCTTCAAATACGCTATTGACAGCATCCATTGTATTAGAAGAGGAATCCTCTATTTCAGAACTTGAATTATTTAGCTATTTAAAAGACAAGCTGCCTAACAATATGATACCAGTTCAACTTATTTTTCATAAACATTTACCGTTGACTAGAAACGGGAAAATAGATCGAGAATTGTTGAACAAACAGCATATTGACTATTTCAACAGAAAACAATTAAGTGAATCCTCAACGAATATAAGTGAGTCTTTGCAGAAGATTATTGATATTTTTTCTTCTACCTTAGACTTAAAATGCTCATCACAAACAGATTTGTTTGAAGTTGGAGGAAATTCCTTAGATGCGGCAGAAATTGCTGTGAAAGTGTCAAAAGCGTTTCATGTTGATTGTTTACCATGGCAAGTACAGCAACAGAGAAAACCATGTAATTTATTGGATATTCTTTCTACTTTACCAGCCCTATCAACAAACAATGAACCTACTGTATATAATAAAAACGAGTGGTTCCCTGCAACGAGTATGCAGAAAGGGCTTTGGTATTTATGGAAAACAAATGAAGGAAATCCGTTTTATAATGTAGGTGCTACTTTTCATATTAACGGACTTTTCGATGAACGTAAGTTTTATAGTGCCTTTGTGCAAAACATTAAGAAAAATGCTGCCTTTTTTGTGAATTTTAGAGAAAATGCCTCCTATGGAATTGAACAAAAAATTAGAAATATAGATGATATAGCAGAGCACGTGGATTATCACATTCAAATCTTACAGGTGAAAAATATGGAGGAGGCACGCTCACTTGCAAAGACAATTTATAATCAACCTTTCCAGTTAGAGAGCGATGTATTGTTTAGAGGGGCAGTCATTCATACAGAGAATGCTGGAGCCGTTTTTGTACTTGTCTCTCATCATATTGTATGTGATGGCTTATCTTTAAAAAATATACTTCAAAATATAGCTAAAGTTTATAATGAGGAAATTACTAGAGATGACATCAAATCAAGTAGTTCTGAAAATTTATATAATAATATAAATAAATTGGTTAATAAATCAAAGGATCAAAATTTAAAGGATTTTTGGGTTGAGCAATCTAAGACATTTAAACTCGCTCAACTGCCTATTCGAGAGAAATCCGAAGAATATATAAGAATTGGAAAGATTTTTGAGATTGAAAGCACTAGAGAGCTAGGTAAAAAAATTGATCAATTTTCGCAGGAGATGAAATTGAGTCAGTTTACAATATTACTAACTGCTTGGGCACTAAATTTAGCAAAATATTGTATGCAGGACACAATAACGATAGGAGTTCCTTATCATGGTAGGACAAATGAAAATTTAAATGATGTTGGCATGTTTGTTAATTTAGTTCCTTTAACGCTTTCATTAAATAAAAATGCCTCCTTTAAAGAGCTTCTGCATGAAATCAGTAACACTGTACATGAAAATATTGCTCATGGAGATTTCTCTATTGTTGATATTGCGGCTAACATTGATAAAAGAGAGTATTTTGATGTAGTAAATAATACATTCAGTCTTAAAGTGAATCTTGAAATGGATTTAAAGAATATCAACACAAGTTTTATCGAGCAAGATACTGGTGGATCAAGATTTCCTTTAAGTTGTTTCTTCAATGTGGAGAACGGAGAAGTAAAAGGACATATAGAATATTCATTTGCTCATTTCACAGAAGTAGAGATTCAATTGTTGGTGAAGAATTATTTTAGATTACTTGCTTCATTAATTAATGAACCAGATAATTTGTGGAGTTCTGCATTTACAAAAGGTTCCATTATATCCGCTAACGATAATGGAGGACTAATACAAAAGGCTAAGCCACTACACTGTCAATTTGAAGAGGCAGCGAGAAAATATAAGGATTATATTGCCATTCAAGAGCTGGATAGAGCTTTAACATATGAACAACTCAATGAAGAAGCAGAAAAATATGCTTCATTACTGCTATCAATGGGTATTGCAAAAGGCGATTATGTGCCTATTTATATGGACAGGGGAATTGATGTCATCGCGGTAATACTAGGTGTTCTGAAGGCAGGCGCAGTATACGTTCCTTTAGATACGGAGCATCCTATAGCAAGAACACAGAAATTATTAGCGAGATTAAATCCAAAAGTTTTAATGGTAAATACAATAGATGAAATACCCTATGGAGAATGGGAAATTGTAAATACTTTAGAAAAAAATAGCTTTAAAAATAATGTAAAAGCAATGAGGAGTGTCTCTGTCCATGATCCAGCATATCTTATGTTTACTTCTGGATCGACGGGTGAGCCGAAAGGTGTAGTATGTCCACATTTAGGGGCTTCTTTACGCATTGAATGGCAAAAAAACCAAAATAAGATTAAACCTGGTAATAAAACATTGTTTAAAACGCCATATACATTTGATGTATCTGTTTGGGAAATATTTTATACCCTTTGTACAGGTGCTACGTTAGTTGTTGCTCCTAAAGACTTGCATCGGGATCCTTTAGGTTTATTGAATTTTATTAGTGATAAGTCAATTGACTTGTGTCATTTTGTCCCTTCTGTGTTGCAATTAATGCTCAATGAAATGGACTCTCAAAAAGATTACAATTTACCATTAAAATATCTTCATTTAAGTGGGGAAGCTCTGCCAGCTCCATTAGCTAAAAAAATAAATGAGTTGTTACCACAAGTCGAAGCATTCAATTTATATGGTCCAACTGAGGCAGGGATTGAAGTTACTGTTCAACAGGTAACAAAAGATCACTATAATATTGGTTTTCCATTACCTTATGTAGAAATAGAAGTTGTCGATGAAGCTGGGCTACCAGTTCCAAAAGGTTTTCCAGGTGAATTAATGATTGGAGGGCCTTCTTTAGCAAAAGGTTATTTCAAGGATGAAATAGAAACGAGCAAAGCTTTTGTAGAGCGAAATGGTAAAACCTTTTACAAATCTGGTGATTTGGTAAAAATTTCAGCGAATGGCAGTTTAGATTTTCTAGGAAGAAAGGATTCACAAGTTAAGGTAAACGGTGTAAGGATTGAGATAGAAGAAATTGAAGCATGTGTAATACAGCAACCACAAGTTAATGATGCAGCGGTAGTATTAGGGAATGATCAAAATAACAAACCATGTTTAGTTTGCTTCTACACTTTAAATTTAAAAGATAGTCTAAGTAGAAATGACTTGAAAAAAGCTGTCTCTAAAGATTTACCGGCAACGTATATCCCATCAATGTTCGTTGAGTTAGATAGATTACCATTAACATCTAGCGGAAAAAGAGACAGAAAACTACTTAGCTTAGAAGCTTCACAATACCTTTCCGATGGTGCTCAAAATAATTTCAGGGAGCCAACAACTGAACTGGAAAAATCAATTGTAGAAATATGGGCTGAAGTACTAAAGGTTAATGAAATAGGTATTGATGATAACTTTTTTGAAATCGGTGGAGATTCCATTAAATCTCTTCAAATAGTATCTAAATTGCGTACCAATGGTATTGACATTACTCCGAAAGACTTTTTGAAGCACCCGACGGTATCAGAAATGTCTCTCATACTTAAATAA
- the fabD gene encoding ACP S-malonyltransferase — protein MNTAIVFPGQGSQYDSMGQELYKNYQIARDLYNEASDILGYDLLKACENKNGELRNTVIVQPAILVYSIACWDIFKKNNDVKKLYLTGHSLGELSAVVAADGIPFAKAVELVKLRATAMSECTQDGGMVVCFGLIGEEVEAVCQRIDTDNNHVTVANFNSTNQIVLSGHKNALEQASIELQKKGAVTKILPVSVPAHSRLMKPAEKRFQAALQQTQMNDCRYPIFSCASGQLYSRADEIADQLSRQLTESVRWPKVMDVLINKDVGTFIEMGPKTILTDIMKMEYPDYRAIPVNEKNGIHSILNNLNENTFKVEETIHFLQACLRVIIGTPFKEKIDKQDFEKEIHSPYQIIKQELKEMKESKHMTVESHRVASLSQQFFSILMHKGFPKNETLEFLKLSIANPNLYSKYLKINASK, from the coding sequence TTGAACACTGCAATTGTATTTCCGGGTCAAGGTTCACAATACGATTCTATGGGACAAGAATTATACAAAAATTATCAAATAGCTCGTGATCTGTATAATGAGGCTAGCGATATATTAGGCTATGATTTATTGAAAGCATGTGAAAATAAAAATGGAGAACTTCGTAATACGGTAATAGTTCAGCCTGCAATTCTAGTTTATAGCATTGCCTGCTGGGATATATTTAAAAAAAATAATGATGTAAAAAAACTCTATTTAACTGGACATAGTCTAGGTGAACTGTCGGCAGTAGTTGCTGCCGACGGAATCCCTTTTGCCAAGGCAGTTGAATTAGTAAAGCTTCGTGCAACTGCTATGAGTGAATGTACTCAAGATGGCGGTATGGTTGTTTGTTTTGGACTTATTGGAGAAGAAGTGGAGGCAGTATGTCAAAGAATAGATACTGACAATAATCATGTAACTGTTGCAAACTTTAATTCGACAAATCAAATCGTACTAAGTGGTCATAAAAATGCATTGGAGCAGGCCTCCATTGAGTTACAGAAAAAGGGAGCGGTTACAAAGATATTACCTGTTAGTGTTCCTGCTCATAGTAGACTCATGAAGCCAGCAGAAAAAAGATTTCAAGCAGCTCTGCAACAAACACAGATGAATGATTGTCGATATCCTATATTTTCCTGTGCTTCAGGTCAACTATATAGTAGGGCTGACGAAATAGCAGATCAATTAAGTAGACAACTTACGGAAAGTGTGAGATGGCCAAAAGTTATGGACGTGCTCATTAATAAAGACGTTGGCACATTTATTGAGATGGGTCCTAAAACGATTCTAACGGATATTATGAAGATGGAATATCCTGACTATCGGGCAATACCTGTTAACGAGAAAAATGGCATCCATTCTATTTTAAATAATCTTAATGAAAATACATTCAAAGTAGAAGAAACTATCCACTTTTTACAAGCGTGTTTAAGAGTTATTATTGGGACTCCTTTTAAAGAAAAAATCGATAAGCAGGACTTTGAGAAAGAAATCCATTCTCCCTATCAGATCATTAAACAGGAATTAAAAGAGATGAAAGAGAGCAAACACATGACAGTGGAATCTCATCGAGTTGCAAGTTTATCTCAACAATTTTTTTCCATTTTAATGCATAAAGGGTTTCCTAAAAATGAAACACTGGAATTTCTAAAATTATCAATCGCAAATCCAAATTTATATTCTAAATATCTAAAAATTAATGCTTCTAAATAA
- a CDS encoding beta-ketoacyl synthase N-terminal-like domain-containing protein: MMYSTMSKKILSLVEENKLDTNLALNLLDEMEKETSEPLAIVGMSLRFPNVSNLDDLWTGLINKKDFVTEFSKERFDLIVNSNPKLHDMYNHLKNNLTNDPRSYGSWLTNIEQFDPEQFGLNEHEAQFMGPAERLFLQVALESLYMAGYKENHLKDSNTGVFIAHTPHPAFDYLNLFEEKDERAFISNIPANLGYHLSYAFDLKGPVMTINTSCSSSLAAVHVAKNALKQGDCNLAVVAGVNLNLFPYWEEEAPDYVVRSTKYRCSPFDESADGIIGGEGVAAIVLKRLSDAINDNNHIHAVLKGSSISSDGASNGMQVPNPDAQSKAIMDALDDAKLSFNDIDFVEAHGAGTQVGDLLEVEGLKKAYLQKSNKTVECQLGSIKSNFGHMGDAAGIAGLIKAVLSIEKRTVPGLNHFVAENPKISFKETPFKVSSENKTFDEHKILRAGVNSIGISGTNVHVVLEEYRHHKQEQVTEKLTPLFISSKTRRALWDQIKTLASHLKNNENYSIQDLAYTLNNRRSHEQSRVCIFASDCHELLRKVERLLNVRTFEKVPKNFYTQGIFLADEHETQVDSIKNLDEFTASSSADKALMQRYLEGNNVTEECRELFKDGQLLPLPVSIFNTRRIWPSSKEAFQNQTKELFFEKKWLYYPYDKTTTDVALKAGSTWLFFVNKDDENIVELKNRMAALGIKIIEVLESDKFVKYTTEQYGIDINSEKDMYKLFENIGVDELRNLKGIIHSYTFKHLDETMETKENMEKSQEEGIFSLFNITKMLLEFEVTHPIQLNVMSSLTEQVQDNEKIIPARVTTFGLAKVISQEQPTISSYSIDHDLDGSSQDIATQLLKELQQDKDHRPELVAFRKSKRYTKVIERQSDDFNGNEIIVRENGNYVIAGGTGYLGVQLGKFLSEKQNVNIILLARNLLPDRMEWAKIIENNQPEDEMLIYKLTSIMEIESRGSTVTILQCDVTDEHAVKETFAKIRQDFGEINGAFMLVKQLYHLWIKELTLSQFKKGIHNRVIGTYLVEKELNPEPLDFFILFSSISSLMGTKSASECCAVNQYLDSMAGYLNQKGINGKTMNFTLILDDKKDFGSDTAIPPIDFVDFQNSLNLFFTKGYEWSLISRFDLEQVHYLKPVIKIPFGERFWNEVERFNQSKNNQNESISTEEVVVKSEFTLSEIEASIREIWKTVLGISTIKEIDNFFSLGGSSLSALRFVHLFKNKFIDLKFEISDLYSNPTFQDQIVYCDHFYNAKDELSDILEAFESDDISSEEALSLLLNKH; the protein is encoded by the coding sequence ATGATGTACAGCACAATGTCTAAAAAAATATTAAGTTTAGTAGAAGAAAATAAGTTGGATACAAATTTAGCATTAAATTTACTAGATGAAATGGAAAAAGAAACAAGTGAACCACTCGCAATTGTTGGTATGTCTTTAAGATTTCCTAATGTCTCAAACCTGGATGATCTATGGACAGGTCTCATAAATAAAAAGGATTTTGTGACTGAATTTTCAAAAGAGCGTTTTGATTTAATTGTTAATTCTAACCCTAAATTGCATGACATGTATAACCATTTGAAAAATAATTTAACGAATGATCCAAGATCGTATGGCTCATGGCTAACGAACATTGAACAGTTTGACCCTGAACAATTCGGATTGAATGAACATGAAGCTCAATTTATGGGGCCAGCGGAGCGTTTGTTTTTACAGGTTGCATTAGAGTCCTTGTACATGGCAGGATACAAGGAAAATCATCTAAAGGATTCAAATACTGGCGTATTTATAGCGCATACTCCTCATCCTGCATTTGATTATTTAAATTTATTTGAAGAAAAAGATGAGCGGGCTTTTATTTCAAATATACCTGCTAATCTGGGCTATCATTTATCATATGCATTCGATCTTAAAGGTCCAGTTATGACAATTAATACGAGTTGTTCCTCTTCTTTAGCCGCTGTTCATGTTGCTAAAAATGCGCTTAAGCAGGGGGATTGTAACTTAGCGGTAGTCGCTGGAGTGAATTTGAATTTATTTCCTTATTGGGAAGAGGAAGCGCCTGATTATGTTGTAAGAAGCACAAAATATAGATGTTCACCATTTGATGAAAGTGCAGATGGAATTATCGGAGGTGAAGGGGTTGCTGCTATTGTTCTAAAGAGATTATCTGATGCCATAAACGACAATAATCACATTCATGCTGTTCTAAAGGGTTCAAGTATAAGTAGCGATGGTGCATCAAATGGGATGCAAGTTCCGAATCCTGACGCTCAATCTAAAGCAATCATGGATGCTCTGGACGATGCAAAGTTATCATTTAATGATATTGATTTTGTTGAGGCGCATGGCGCAGGTACTCAAGTAGGTGATTTACTCGAAGTAGAGGGACTTAAAAAGGCCTATCTACAAAAATCAAATAAGACTGTTGAATGTCAATTAGGTTCAATTAAGTCGAATTTTGGCCATATGGGTGATGCTGCAGGTATTGCAGGATTAATAAAAGCTGTACTATCCATCGAAAAAAGAACAGTTCCAGGTCTTAATCATTTTGTAGCAGAAAATCCTAAAATAAGCTTCAAAGAAACACCGTTCAAAGTCAGCTCAGAAAATAAAACGTTTGATGAGCATAAAATTTTAAGAGCAGGTGTTAATTCAATAGGCATAAGTGGCACGAATGTTCATGTGGTACTAGAGGAGTATCGACATCATAAACAGGAGCAAGTAACTGAAAAACTGACACCGTTGTTTATTTCAAGTAAAACTCGTAGAGCGCTTTGGGATCAAATAAAAACCTTAGCTAGTCATCTTAAAAATAATGAAAATTACAGTATTCAAGATTTAGCCTATACATTAAATAATAGAAGAAGCCATGAACAGTCTAGAGTATGTATTTTTGCAAGCGATTGTCATGAACTACTTCGAAAAGTCGAAAGATTATTAAATGTAAGAACATTTGAAAAGGTCCCGAAGAATTTTTATACACAAGGCATATTTTTAGCTGATGAACATGAAACACAAGTTGATAGTATTAAAAATCTAGATGAATTTACCGCTTCATCATCAGCAGATAAAGCGCTAATGCAGCGATACTTAGAAGGTAACAATGTTACAGAGGAATGTCGCGAATTATTTAAAGATGGGCAATTACTTCCGTTGCCAGTCAGTATTTTTAATACAAGAAGAATATGGCCATCTAGTAAAGAGGCATTCCAAAATCAGACGAAAGAGCTATTTTTCGAAAAGAAATGGTTATATTATCCTTATGATAAGACGACTACTGATGTAGCATTAAAAGCAGGATCAACTTGGCTTTTCTTTGTGAATAAAGATGATGAAAATATAGTTGAGCTAAAAAATAGAATGGCTGCTTTAGGTATAAAAATAATTGAAGTACTTGAATCAGACAAATTTGTAAAATATACAACGGAACAATATGGTATTGACATAAATTCCGAAAAAGATATGTATAAGCTGTTTGAAAATATAGGTGTGGATGAATTAAGGAATTTAAAAGGGATTATCCATTCTTACACATTCAAGCACTTAGATGAAACAATGGAAACAAAAGAAAATATGGAGAAATCCCAAGAAGAAGGTATTTTCTCACTATTCAATATAACAAAGATGTTATTAGAGTTTGAAGTTACACATCCAATTCAATTAAATGTCATGTCGTCATTAACAGAGCAAGTTCAGGACAATGAAAAAATAATTCCTGCTAGGGTAACAACTTTTGGCTTAGCGAAAGTTATCTCACAGGAACAGCCGACTATTTCATCCTATTCGATCGATCATGATTTAGACGGAAGTTCTCAAGACATTGCTACACAATTATTAAAAGAGTTACAACAAGATAAAGATCATCGCCCAGAATTAGTGGCATTTAGAAAATCAAAAAGATATACAAAAGTTATTGAAAGACAAAGCGATGATTTTAATGGTAATGAAATTATAGTAAGAGAGAATGGAAACTATGTTATTGCAGGTGGTACAGGATATTTAGGTGTTCAATTAGGGAAGTTTTTAAGTGAAAAGCAAAATGTCAATATAATTTTATTAGCTAGAAATTTATTACCAGACCGAATGGAATGGGCAAAGATTATTGAGAATAATCAACCAGAAGATGAAATGTTGATTTATAAACTGACGTCAATTATGGAGATTGAAAGTCGAGGTTCTACAGTTACAATCTTGCAGTGTGATGTGACAGATGAACACGCTGTTAAAGAAACATTTGCGAAAATTAGACAAGATTTTGGTGAAATCAATGGAGCGTTCATGTTAGTCAAACAACTTTACCATCTATGGATAAAAGAATTAACGCTTAGTCAATTCAAAAAAGGTATTCATAACCGAGTAATCGGCACTTATTTAGTGGAAAAAGAATTAAATCCAGAGCCATTAGATTTCTTTATCCTATTTTCTTCAATCTCTTCTTTAATGGGTACAAAATCTGCAAGTGAATGCTGCGCTGTGAATCAATATTTAGACTCAATGGCTGGGTATTTGAATCAAAAAGGAATCAACGGCAAAACGATGAACTTTACGTTAATACTAGACGATAAAAAAGATTTTGGGAGTGATACGGCCATACCTCCAATTGATTTTGTAGATTTCCAAAATTCATTGAACTTATTTTTCACTAAAGGCTATGAATGGAGTCTGATTTCACGTTTTGATTTAGAGCAAGTCCATTATCTTAAACCAGTTATTAAAATTCCATTTGGCGAGCGTTTTTGGAACGAAGTAGAGCGCTTTAATCAGTCAAAAAATAATCAAAACGAAAGTATTTCAACGGAAGAAGTAGTAGTGAAAAGTGAGTTTACACTATCTGAGATTGAAGCGAGTATACGTGAAATTTGGAAAACAGTTTTAGGTATTTCAACGATTAAAGAAATTGATAATTTCTTTAGTTTAGGAGGAAGTTCTTTAAGTGCTTTAAGATTTGTTCATTTATTTAAAAATAAATTCATTGATTTAAAATTTGAAATCTCTGATTTATATAGTAATCCTACATTCCAAGACCAAATTGTATACTGCGATCATTTTTATAATGCCAAAGATGAATTAAGCGATATTCTTGAGGCATTTGAAAGTGATGACATTTCATCAGAAGAGGCACTATCTCTACTATTGAATAAGCATTGA